Proteins encoded by one window of Hyphomicrobium nitrativorans NL23:
- a CDS encoding LolA family protein, whose protein sequence is MKKFNLIAAASLALALVSTPALAQDAPENAVAPPAPVPAARPSTDPATAPDASPAAEAAATGWDTEVATPGSSAGGLSDAQTAAIKQVDSYFNTLGDLKGAFVQTTADNKRMRGKFMMKRPGRFRFDYARPSRQIIISDGKYLAIQDLDLNNEDRVSLDQTPFRLLLRKDVDLIRDANIVEIRENATAIELALRDKSPDAPGQIRLTLTREPELAIKEWITTDAQGLDTHVQVSELVTDETLDAKLFRIETVTFSGFHPGQ, encoded by the coding sequence ATGAAGAAATTCAACCTGATTGCCGCGGCAAGCCTTGCGCTTGCGCTCGTCAGCACTCCTGCCCTTGCCCAGGACGCCCCCGAAAACGCAGTCGCGCCGCCCGCGCCCGTCCCTGCCGCGCGCCCAAGCACCGATCCTGCTACGGCCCCTGACGCATCGCCCGCCGCAGAAGCCGCAGCGACTGGGTGGGACACCGAAGTCGCGACGCCCGGCAGTAGCGCAGGCGGGCTCTCCGACGCCCAAACCGCCGCGATCAAACAGGTCGATTCCTACTTTAACACCCTCGGCGATCTCAAAGGCGCGTTCGTGCAGACGACCGCCGACAACAAGCGGATGCGCGGCAAGTTCATGATGAAGCGCCCCGGCCGCTTCCGCTTCGATTATGCGCGCCCCTCGCGCCAGATCATCATTTCGGACGGCAAATATCTGGCCATCCAGGATCTCGACCTCAACAACGAGGATCGCGTCTCGCTCGACCAGACGCCGTTCCGGCTGCTCCTGCGCAAGGACGTCGATCTGATTCGCGACGCAAACATCGTCGAAATCCGCGAAAACGCGACCGCGATCGAGCTTGCGCTGCGCGACAAGAGCCCCGACGCTCCTGGCCAGATCCGTCTCACGCTCACCCGAGAGCCCGAACTCGCGATCAAGGAATGGATCACGACCGACGCGCAGGGCCTCGACACCCACGTCCAGGTTTCCGAACTCGTCACCGACGAGACCCTCGACGCCAAGCTGTTCCGGATCGAAACCGTCACGTTTTCGGGGTTCCATCCCGGCCAGTGA